The DNA segment GCTCGGATGCCGTTGATCGCTGGACGGAGGTGAACCGATGCGGTCATTGGGGTTCATCGGTCTGGGGCGCATGGGAACTCCCATGGCGCGTCGTCTGCTTCAAGCCGGGCACCGGCTCACGGTTCACAACCGCACCCGGTCGAAGGCGGAGGCGCTGGTGGCCGAGGGAGCGCAGTGGGCGGATTCCCCTCGTGCGGTCGCGCAGGCCAGCGAGGTGGTTTTCATGATGTTGGCGGATTCCCAGGCCAGCGAGGCCGTGCTGACGGGACCGGAGGGGGTGCTGGCGGGCGCCCGGGAGGGGCTGATCGTGGTGGATATGAGCACCATCGCGCCTGCGGTTTCCCGGCGCCTCGCTGAGCAAGCGGCGCGTCAAGGGGTGACGATGCTGGACGCGCCGGTATCCGGCAGCGTGGGCCCGGCGACGGAGGGAACGCTCACGATCTTCGTGGGAGGGCCTCGGGAGGCCTTCGAGGCGGTCCGGGATCTGCTCGGGATCCTGGGGCGGGATATCCATTACGTGGGGGAGAACGGGATGGGGTGCGCAGTGAAGCTGGCCGTGAACCTCATCCTCGGCATCTCGATCCAGGCGCTGGGGGAGGCCTTCGCCCTGGGGGCCCGGGCAGGGATCCCGCCGGCCCGGTTGTGGGAGATCCTGTCGGATCTGGCGGTGATCTCTCCATCGCTTCGCAACAAGGGTGGGAAGATCGTCCAGGGGGATTTCGCACCCTCTTTCGCCCTCCGGCTGATGGAGAAAGACCTGGGCTTGATCGTCGAGTTCGGCCGCCAGGTGGGCGCCTCGACGCCTCTGGCCGCCGTCGCCCAGCAGACGTTCCTGGCGGCCCGGGAGCACGGATGGGCGGAGGCGGATTACTCCGCCATCGCGGCATGGTTGCTGGATCAGCGGCCGCCGAATGCGGGATGATCCGTCGCCTCCGAATCCTGGCCGGGAAGGCAGGTCGGAGATGTGGGAGTCGGATCCGCAAGCCCGATGGATCTCGCCGGAGGAGGCTGGGCTGACCGAGCGGGAGCAGGAGATCCTCCGCCTGGTGGCGCAGGGCCTGGCCAACAAGGAGATCGCTTACCGGCTCGGCATCAGCCAGAACACGGTGAAGGTCCACCTCCGGAA comes from the Thermoflexus hugenholtzii JAD2 genome and includes:
- a CDS encoding NAD(P)-dependent oxidoreductase, with product MRSLGFIGLGRMGTPMARRLLQAGHRLTVHNRTRSKAEALVAEGAQWADSPRAVAQASEVVFMMLADSQASEAVLTGPEGVLAGAREGLIVVDMSTIAPAVSRRLAEQAARQGVTMLDAPVSGSVGPATEGTLTIFVGGPREAFEAVRDLLGILGRDIHYVGENGMGCAVKLAVNLILGISIQALGEAFALGARAGIPPARLWEILSDLAVISPSLRNKGGKIVQGDFAPSFALRLMEKDLGLIVEFGRQVGASTPLAAVAQQTFLAAREHGWAEADYSAIAAWLLDQRPPNAG